From Catharus ustulatus isolate bCatUst1 chromosome 6, bCatUst1.pri.v2, whole genome shotgun sequence, a single genomic window includes:
- the FNBP4 gene encoding formin-binding protein 4 has translation MGKKARAAPGRRPILQLSPPAPRRDEAAGPAGEGGDSGSEPDEPETVAEPPRNPPNPPPAAPAAVKATGGLCLLGAYADSDEEEGETPEKPAHSTDANGSNSADIDSTLANFLAEIDAITAPPQPAEPTTASSSSSSSSVPPPTPPRPEPKDSGTSSGTANGTGSAPAPEWQYDTQCSLAGVGELEMGDWQEVWDENTGCYYYWNTQSNEVTWELPQYLATQVQGLQHYQHSSTVTGTNGSFIAATEPFPQEKGTPGGASRGTSLSKREVKKEVNEGVQALSNSEEERKGVAAALLAPLVPDVVKEEEERWRRKVICKEEVEPPLEEEAKVEEAPAAPEEPEPSRDPLEDTGQEDLCSVVQSGESGEEEEEQDTLELEMVLERKKAELRALEEGDGSVSGSSPLSDGSQSASQDASRRLASKRGKWKLFVGAASPESASRGSSKTGRESPEAGEAAPSTEATDPSSDKEAEPEEPQEKAKSQGAPKMEEEEQDLKFQIGELANTLTSKLEFLGINRQSISNFHMLLLQTETRIADWREGALNGNYLKRKLQDAAEQLKQYEINATPKGWSCHWDRISGSTLLTNSSPKGQTSTHRRNEEQDFCLLPAGSIDAISMLTSARESRNGSSLTGRTKRRDSKAPLTENLMVLQSHLPKTKESSLRGPLSALQSSVPVLQPPLPLEMPPPPPPPPDSPPPPPPPPPPPGEDGEIQEVEMEDEGGEEPPAPGTEEDAPLKSLVRPAASSSQATVDPSPAPLLSAKPQKRKAVEMSPGMMQRTATIGSCPVIYSQPLMATGKYQPSAVPLASLRPRQRLQSEIQGRPNLRMAPGHAGPQPTALGLQSSYLGVTGPAAPSMMGYSECAVPASLATTATTQPVPARGALPATGTAAEQPPPPPPPQTPPPPTPKAPPPPEKEKPRKGRKDKSKKGKTKMPSLVKKWQSIQRELDEEENSSSSEEDRETTAQRRIEEWKQQQLMSGMAERNANFEALPEDWRSRLKRRKTASST, from the exons atggggAAGAAGGCGCGGGCCGCGCCCGGGCGCCGgcccatcctgcagctctccccgcccgcgccgcgccgcgaCGAGGCGGCGGGACCCGCGGGCGAGGGGGGCGACTCGGGCTCCGAACCGG ATGAGCCCGAGACGGTGGCGGAGCCGCCCCGCAACCCGCCCAATCCGCCACctgccgctcccgccgcggttAAGGCCACAG GAGGTTTGTGCCTGCTGGGTGCCTATGCTGACAGTGATGAGGAGGAGGGTGAGACCCCGGAGAAGCCGGCCCATTCCACGGATGCCAACGGTAGCAATTCCGCTGACATCGACAGCACCCTGGCAAACTTcctggct GAGATTGATGCCATCACAGCCCCTCCACAGCCCGCTGAGCCCACCactgcctcctcttcctcctcctcctcctccgtgCCACCCCCCACGCCTCCCCGCCCGGAGCCGAAGGATTCGGGCACGTCGTCAGGCACAGCCAATGGCACGGGCTCGGCGCCAGCCCCGGAGTGGCAGTATGACACCCAGTGCTCGCTGGCCGGAG tgggagagctggagatggGCGACTGGCAGGAAGTGTGGGATGAGAACACCGGCTGCTACTACTACTGGAACACCCAGAGCAACGAGGTGACCTGGGAGCTGCCCCAGTACTTGGCGACGCAGGTCCAGGGCCTGCAGCATTACCAGCACAG CAGCACTGTGACAGGCACCAACGGCAGCTTCATAGCAGCCACGGAGCCGTTCCCTCAGGAGAAGGGGACCCCGGGCGGCGCTAGCCGTGGGACCAGCCTCAGCAAGCGGGAGGTGAAGAAG GAAGTGAATGAAGGAGTGCAGGCTCTCTCCAACAgtgaggaagagaggaagggagTGGCTGCAGCCCTCCTGGCCCCACTCGTGCCCGACGTggtgaaggaggaagaggagcgGTGGAGGAGGAAAGTGATCTGCAAAGAGGAGGTTGAGCCACCTCTGGAAGAGGAGGCAAAAGTGGAAGAGGCACCAGCTGCCCCAGAAGAGCCAGAGCCTAGCAGGGACCCCCTGGAAGACACAGGGCAGGAGGATCTGTGCAGCGTGGTGCAGTCGGGAGAGagcggggaggaggaggaggagcaggacacGCTCGAACTGGAGATGgtgctggagaggaaaaag GCAGAGCTGCGTGCCTTGGAGGAAGGCGATGGCAGCGTTTCGGGCTCCAGCCCGCTCTCCGATGGGAGCCAGTCGGCCTCGCAGGATGCGTCCCGCAGGCTGGCCTCCAAGCGAGGGAAATGGAAACTGTTTGTGGGAGCCGCCAGCCCTGAGTCCGCCAGTCGAGGCTCCAGCAAAACGGGCCGGGAGAGCCcagaagcaggagaagcag ccccaagcacGGAAGCAACTGATCCAAGCTCAGACAAAGAGGCAGAACCTGAGGAGCCCCAGGAAAAAGCCAAATCACAAGGGGCTCCAAAAatggaagaggaagagcaggatcTGAAG TTTCAGATTGGAGAGCTGGCAAATACTCTGACTAGTAAATTGGAGTTCCTGGGCATCAACAGACAATCTATCTCCAACTTCCACATGTTGCTGTTGCAGACAGAG ACCCGCATTGCAGACTGGCGAGAAGGTGCTCTCAATGGAAACTACCTCAAACGCAAACTCCAAGACGCAGCCGAACAGCTTAAACAATACGAAATAAACGCCACCCCTAAAGGCTGGTCCTGCCACTGGGACAG GATCTCTGGATCAACTCTTCTGACCAACAGCTCTCCCAAAGGACAAACTTCAACTCACCGACGGAATGAAGAGCAAGATTTCTGTCTCCTGCCAGCAG GGAGCATAGACGCTATTTCTATGTTAACAAGCGCTCGGGAGAGTCGCAATGGGAGTTCCCTGACGGGGAGGACGAAGAGGAGGGACAGCAAGGCGCCGTTGACAGAAAACCTGATGGTCCTCCAAAGCCACCTCCCAAAGACAAAGGAGAGCTCACTGAGGGGGCCGCTGAGCGCCCTGCAG TCCTCCGTTCCCGTCCTTCAACCTCCCTTGCCTTTGGAAATGCCTCCGCCGCCTCCGCCCCCGCCAGACTCGCCCCCGCCGCCTCCACCGCCACCCCCACCACCTGGAGAAGATGGGGAAATCCAGGAAGTGGAGATGGAAGATGAGGGGGGCGAGGAGCCGCCTGCCCCAGGAACAGAGGAAGATGCTCCCCTGAAGTCCCTGGTGCGCCccgctgccagcagcagccag GCCACAGTCGATCCAAGCCCAGCCCCGCTGCTCTCGGCCAAGCCGCAGAAGAGGAAAGCAGTGGAGATGAGCCCGGGGATGATGCAGCGCACGGCCACCATTGGCAGCTGCCCTGTCATCTACAGCCAGCCCCTGATGGCCACGGGCAAGTACCAGCCATCAGCCGTGCCCTTGGCCTCCCTGAGGCCACGCCAGCGCCTCCAGAGCGAGATCCAGGGACGCCCCAACCTCCGCATGGCTCCAGGCCACGCTGGCCCTCAGCCCACGGCGCTGGGGCTGCAGTCCAGCTACTTGGGTGTGACGGGACCTGCTGCGCCTTCCATGATGGGATACTCGGAGTGCGCTGtgcctgccagcctggccaccACGGCCACCACGCAGCCAGTGCCAGCACGGGGAGCCCTCCcagccacaggcactgcagccgAGCAGCCACCGCCCCCACCACCCCCACAGACACCCCCACCACCCACCCCCAAGGCACCGCCGCCTCCAGAGAAGGAGAAGCCAAGGAAGGGGCGCAAGGACAAG AGCAAGAAGGGCAAGACAAAGATGCCATCGTTGGTGAAGAAGTGGCAGAGTATCCAGCGGGAGCTGGATGAGGAGGAGAATTCCAGCTCCAGCGAGGAGGACCGGGAGACCACAGCCCAGCGGCGCATCGAGgagtggaagcagcagcagctgatgag TGGCATGGCCGAGAGGAACGCCAACTTCGAGGCACTGCCAGAGGACTGGCGCTCACGGCTGAAGCGGAGGAAAACAGCCTCGAGCACATGA